Proteins from a single region of Gemmatirosa kalamazoonensis:
- the ptsP gene encoding phosphoenolpyruvate--protein phosphotransferase: MTSLELRAPVAGWCLPLSEVPDPVFAARMVGDGVGIDPTDGVLHAPCEGVVVPTRGTHAVTLRTVLGIDILMHVGIDTVQMGSTGFELLVRPGQSVRAGDPLLRFDLDLVARHAKSAVTPVVVATGDVEAVVTRRAEHRGLAVGDFLMEVRVDTTETRAEPPVAELAEARGTFTVPFDHGIHARPAAQLAAALRPFAADVSLVSRGRSANLRSAVALMTLGVHTGETVEVRAVGPDAARALAAVASLLAEPAAPPPPRAEAQAARPRRTADDGRGRYDAVIASRGVAAGRAVQLIPAEVPIAPSSGDPAREASALSAAVATVAQYLETLAASATAEQRTIVDAHMELVRDPELARHADGAIRGGASAGAAWSGATRATIDALTALGDARMLERATDLRDLENQVLRVLAGQAPGAVRHDLPEQAVVVADDILPSLFVSLDRTRIAAIVTARGGPTSHAAILAASMGIPMLVAAGSEILDVPDGTRVVVDAVRGRVDVDPPAAEWDAVQRSIADRATQDASDRATASQPAQTTDGVHVAVYANCGSVEEAEAAASLGAEGSGLVRTEFLFLERRDAPDEEEQLRVYQRIATALAGRPVAIRTLDIGGDKPIPYLPLPREENPALGLRGLRTSLWRPDLLRAQLRAMLRVQPAEHVRVLLPMVTDLDDVRAVRSVLDEERASLGVAAAPKLGVMIETPASALLADQLVREVDFLSVGTNDLSQYALALDRGHAELAPRLDGLHPAVLRLIATASAAATAAGREIAVCGGLGSDPDAIPILLGLGIRELSVVAGAVPRVKRIVRGLSEAACRSLATEALAQTSARAVRELVQAKTLGT; encoded by the coding sequence ATGACCTCACTGGAACTGCGTGCGCCCGTGGCCGGCTGGTGCCTGCCACTCTCGGAGGTGCCGGACCCGGTCTTCGCCGCGCGCATGGTCGGCGACGGCGTCGGCATCGACCCGACGGACGGCGTGCTCCACGCGCCGTGCGAGGGCGTCGTGGTGCCGACGCGCGGCACGCACGCCGTGACGCTGCGCACCGTGCTCGGGATCGACATCCTCATGCACGTCGGCATCGACACGGTGCAGATGGGCAGCACGGGGTTCGAGCTGCTGGTGCGTCCGGGACAGAGCGTCCGCGCCGGCGATCCGCTGCTGCGCTTCGACCTCGACCTCGTCGCGCGGCACGCGAAGAGCGCGGTGACGCCGGTCGTCGTCGCGACCGGCGACGTCGAGGCCGTGGTGACGCGTCGCGCCGAGCATCGCGGCCTCGCGGTCGGCGACTTCCTCATGGAGGTCCGCGTCGACACCACGGAGACGCGCGCGGAGCCCCCGGTGGCCGAGCTCGCGGAGGCGCGCGGCACGTTCACCGTGCCGTTCGACCACGGCATCCACGCGCGGCCGGCCGCGCAGCTCGCGGCGGCGCTGCGCCCGTTCGCCGCCGACGTGTCGCTCGTCTCGCGCGGCCGCAGCGCGAATCTCCGCAGCGCCGTCGCGCTCATGACGCTCGGCGTGCACACCGGCGAGACGGTCGAGGTGCGCGCGGTGGGACCCGACGCGGCGCGGGCGCTCGCCGCCGTCGCGTCGCTGCTCGCGGAGCCCGCCGCGCCGCCGCCCCCGCGCGCGGAAGCGCAAGCGGCACGACCGCGCCGCACCGCGGACGACGGCCGCGGTCGATACGACGCCGTGATCGCGTCGCGCGGCGTCGCGGCGGGCCGCGCCGTGCAGCTCATCCCGGCCGAGGTGCCGATCGCGCCGTCGAGCGGCGACCCGGCGCGCGAGGCGAGCGCGTTGAGCGCCGCCGTCGCCACCGTCGCGCAGTACCTCGAGACGCTCGCCGCGAGCGCCACCGCGGAGCAGCGCACGATCGTCGACGCGCACATGGAGCTCGTGCGGGATCCCGAGCTCGCGCGGCACGCGGACGGCGCGATCCGCGGCGGCGCGAGCGCGGGCGCCGCGTGGAGCGGCGCGACGCGCGCGACGATCGACGCGCTCACCGCGCTCGGCGACGCCCGCATGCTGGAGCGCGCCACCGATCTGCGCGATCTCGAGAACCAGGTGCTGCGCGTGCTCGCCGGCCAGGCGCCCGGCGCCGTTAGGCACGACCTGCCCGAGCAGGCGGTCGTCGTCGCCGACGACATCCTGCCGTCGCTGTTCGTGTCGCTCGATCGGACGCGCATCGCGGCCATCGTCACCGCGCGCGGCGGCCCCACGTCGCACGCGGCGATCCTCGCGGCGTCGATGGGGATCCCGATGCTCGTCGCGGCGGGAAGCGAGATCCTCGACGTCCCGGACGGCACGCGGGTCGTGGTGGACGCCGTGCGCGGCCGCGTCGACGTCGACCCGCCGGCCGCGGAGTGGGATGCCGTGCAGCGGTCGATCGCCGACCGCGCGACGCAGGACGCGTCCGACCGCGCCACCGCGTCGCAGCCCGCGCAGACCACCGACGGCGTGCACGTCGCGGTGTACGCGAACTGCGGATCGGTCGAGGAAGCGGAGGCCGCGGCATCGCTCGGCGCCGAGGGCTCGGGGCTCGTGCGCACCGAGTTCCTGTTCCTCGAGCGCCGCGACGCGCCGGACGAGGAGGAGCAGCTCCGCGTCTACCAGCGCATCGCCACCGCGCTCGCGGGGCGGCCCGTCGCCATCCGCACGCTCGACATCGGCGGCGACAAGCCGATCCCGTATCTCCCGCTGCCGCGCGAGGAGAACCCCGCGCTCGGCCTGCGCGGTCTGCGCACGAGCCTCTGGCGACCCGATCTCCTGCGTGCGCAGCTGCGCGCGATGCTGCGCGTGCAGCCCGCCGAGCACGTACGCGTGCTGCTGCCGATGGTGACGGACCTCGACGACGTGCGCGCGGTGCGCTCGGTGCTCGACGAGGAGCGCGCCTCGTTGGGCGTGGCCGCGGCGCCGAAGCTCGGCGTGATGATCGAGACGCCGGCGTCCGCCCTGCTCGCCGACCAGCTCGTGCGCGAGGTGGATTTCCTCTCCGTCGGCACGAACGACCTGTCGCAGTACGCGCTCGCGCTCGACCGCGGGCACGCCGAGCTCGCGCCGCGGCTGGACGGGCTGCACCCGGCGGTGCTGCGCCTCATCGCGACGGCGAGCGCCGCCGCCACGGCCGCCGGCCGCGAGATCGCGGTGTGCGGCGGCCTCGGCTCCGACCCGGACGCGATCCCGATCCTCCTCGGCCTCGGCATCCGCGAGCTGTCCGTGGTGGCGGGCGCGGTGCCGCGCGTGAAGCGCATCGTGCGCGGCCTGTCCGAGGCGGCGTGCAGGTCGCTCGCGACGGAGGCGCTCGCGCAGACGAGCGCGCGCGCGGTGCGCGAGCTGGTGCAGGCGAAGACGTTAGGCACGTGA